One window of the Trueperaceae bacterium genome contains the following:
- a CDS encoding sugar ABC transporter permease produces MDPAVVARLHNFYWSLGTVAFIVVGSYLVGRLAQGVAGARGAGVLQRRRVFWGYALVSPWLIGFVIFVVGPALLSLYYSFTDYKLGRSIEWIGLENYKTLLGGLGAQGRRFMQAMYNSFYYALVGVPLQIGTALAMAVMVAQPLRGMPFFRLVFYMPVILAGGPAILLAWRYMLASNGGFINVSLQRFAELIPPFGWLYRSFIFAVESFNAFFIGVTRSDPVGPLMYVLPALLGVLVCAALAFGGAEATRRQVARTVVEVLGAILVVVLGVRAITGGSFVPHVLERLGTFADLVTLRTSVREAGSLDYLRTGFAEHAASPLWLLGLLVAACALVGYARLGDRGRKWLFGGLGLLFGLLALGSTVDGVRYFQAFDAASAAAGTANHHFSLFRQVVAQFPDANRVPLWLSSELWSKPSLVLITMWSSGAGMLIFLAALKGVPRSMYEAAGVDGATGWQKFFRITLPMISPAMFYNVVIGLIAALQTFESVYIIQNTQTEQSLASAAYFLFVRTFRQLEIGQGAAASWILAVLIVLLTVAQFRYSRWVHYE; encoded by the coding sequence GTGGACCCCGCAGTCGTAGCCAGACTCCACAACTTCTACTGGTCGCTCGGCACGGTGGCGTTCATCGTCGTCGGGAGCTACCTGGTCGGCCGCCTCGCCCAAGGGGTCGCCGGCGCGCGCGGCGCCGGGGTCCTGCAGCGGCGCCGCGTCTTCTGGGGCTACGCGCTCGTCTCGCCGTGGCTGATCGGCTTCGTCATCTTCGTGGTCGGGCCGGCGCTCCTATCTCTCTACTACTCGTTCACCGATTACAAGCTCGGGCGCTCGATCGAGTGGATCGGCCTCGAGAACTACAAGACCCTGCTCGGCGGGCTCGGCGCGCAAGGGCGCCGCTTCATGCAGGCCATGTACAACTCCTTCTATTACGCGCTCGTCGGCGTGCCCCTGCAGATCGGCACCGCGCTCGCCATGGCGGTCATGGTCGCGCAGCCCCTAAGGGGCATGCCGTTCTTCCGGCTCGTGTTCTACATGCCGGTCATCCTGGCGGGCGGCCCCGCCATCCTGCTCGCGTGGCGCTACATGCTCGCGAGCAACGGCGGCTTCATCAACGTGTCGCTGCAGCGCTTCGCCGAGCTCATCCCGCCGTTCGGCTGGCTCTACCGCTCGTTCATCTTCGCCGTCGAGAGCTTCAACGCCTTCTTCATCGGCGTCACGCGCTCCGATCCCGTCGGTCCCCTCATGTACGTCCTGCCGGCGTTGCTCGGCGTCCTGGTATGCGCGGCGCTCGCGTTCGGCGGCGCCGAGGCCACCAGGCGTCAGGTCGCCCGCACGGTCGTGGAGGTCCTCGGCGCCATCCTGGTCGTGGTCCTCGGCGTGCGGGCCATAACGGGCGGGAGCTTCGTGCCGCACGTGCTCGAGCGGCTCGGCACCTTCGCCGACCTCGTGACGCTGCGCACGAGCGTGCGCGAGGCCGGCAGCCTCGACTACCTGCGCACCGGCTTCGCCGAGCACGCGGCCTCGCCCCTCTGGCTGCTCGGGCTGCTCGTCGCGGCCTGCGCGCTCGTGGGGTACGCGCGCCTCGGCGACAGGGGCCGCAAGTGGCTCTTCGGCGGCTTGGGCCTGCTGTTCGGCCTCCTCGCGCTCGGCTCCACCGTCGACGGGGTGAGGTACTTCCAGGCGTTCGACGCCGCGTCGGCCGCTGCCGGCACCGCCAACCACCACTTCTCGCTCTTCCGGCAGGTCGTCGCCCAGTTCCCGGACGCGAACCGCGTGCCGCTCTGGCTCTCCAGCGAGCTCTGGTCGAAGCCGTCGCTCGTGCTCATCACCATGTGGAGCTCCGGCGCCGGCATGCTCATCTTCCTCGCCGCGCTCAAGGGCGTGCCGAGGAGCATGTACGAGGCGGCCGGCGTGGACGGAGCCACCGGTTGGCAGAAGTTCTTCCGCATCACGCTGCCCATGATCTCGCCGGCCATGTTCTACAACGTCGTCATCGGGCTCATCGCCGCGCTGCAGACGTTCGAGTCCGTCTACATCATCCAGAACACGCAGACGGAGCAGAGCCTCGCCTCGGCCGCCTACTTCCTGTTCGTGCGCACGTTCAGGCAGCTCGAGATCGGTCAGGGCGCGGCGGCGAGCTGGATCCTCGCGGTGCTGATCGTGCTGCTCACGGTCGCGCAGTTCCGCTACAGCAGGTGGGTGCACTATGAATAA
- the nagZ gene encoding beta-N-acetylhexosaminidase: MASRSAAPCMVSFRGHTAPEWVLDALRRGSVGAVCLFRYNFASLEQLRALNVSLMAAAAEGGFPPPIIGIDQEGGQLMAVTDGATELPGNMALGAVAAGCSIPTGEEAARATGVVLGMELLALGCNMNFAPVLDLATRPESDVMGVRVFGSDPDLAGRLGAQLIVGMQSTGVLATAKHFPGHGDTRQDSHHGAPVIDVPLATLARRELVPFRAAIAAGVAAVMTCHAYYPAIDPDAVGTHSRAVLGDLLRGELDFDGLVITDALDMHAFGAMSGVERARRAVAAGADLALLGHLEDQAEIVASLLGSADAASSARVMAVRERLPRELPPLAVIGSELHREVARATSEAAVTAVRGEPRLASLDAVLVVSVDAGDLTPAETTSGQELGLADALRAYVAEITEVRFPRGANTGEVDAVVARVARWRGARAAAGDAGEVVVATVNASGDEAQLALLRRLAALGADPVLVAMRSPLDVVVADHVGRAICAYGRRTPQAEAAARVLCGQIQATGALPVSLPEGVGARA; this comes from the coding sequence ATGGCTAGCAGGAGTGCCGCCCCGTGCATGGTCAGCTTCCGCGGCCACACGGCGCCGGAGTGGGTGCTGGATGCGCTGAGGCGCGGCTCCGTTGGTGCCGTCTGCCTCTTTCGGTACAACTTCGCCTCGCTCGAGCAGTTGCGGGCGCTGAACGTCTCGCTCATGGCCGCGGCTGCCGAGGGCGGGTTCCCGCCTCCCATCATCGGCATCGACCAGGAGGGCGGCCAGCTCATGGCCGTGACGGACGGCGCCACGGAGCTGCCAGGCAACATGGCGTTGGGTGCGGTGGCGGCGGGCTGCTCGATACCGACGGGGGAGGAAGCCGCTCGCGCCACCGGCGTGGTGCTCGGGATGGAGCTCCTCGCGCTGGGCTGCAACATGAACTTCGCGCCGGTGCTGGACCTCGCCACCCGCCCGGAGAGCGACGTCATGGGGGTGCGGGTGTTCGGCTCCGACCCCGACCTGGCGGGCCGGCTCGGGGCTCAGCTCATCGTGGGCATGCAGTCGACCGGCGTGCTGGCCACCGCCAAGCACTTCCCGGGCCACGGCGATACCCGCCAGGACAGCCACCACGGCGCCCCCGTCATCGACGTGCCGCTCGCCACCCTGGCGCGGCGCGAGCTGGTGCCGTTCCGCGCCGCCATCGCCGCCGGGGTGGCCGCCGTCATGACCTGCCACGCGTACTACCCGGCCATCGACCCCGACGCGGTCGGCACCCACTCGCGCGCGGTGCTCGGCGACCTTCTCCGCGGCGAGCTCGACTTCGACGGGCTCGTCATCACCGACGCCCTCGACATGCACGCGTTCGGCGCCATGTCCGGGGTGGAGCGTGCCCGTCGTGCCGTTGCCGCGGGTGCGGACCTGGCCCTGCTTGGGCACTTGGAGGATCAGGCGGAGATCGTCGCGAGCCTCCTCGGCAGTGCCGACGCCGCGAGCTCGGCTCGCGTCATGGCCGTCCGCGAGCGCCTGCCGCGCGAGCTGCCGCCGCTCGCGGTCATCGGCTCCGAGCTCCACCGCGAGGTGGCCCGTGCCACGTCGGAGGCGGCCGTCACGGCCGTGCGCGGCGAGCCGCGCCTCGCGTCCCTCGATGCCGTCCTGGTCGTGAGCGTCGATGCGGGCGATCTCACCCCCGCCGAGACCACCTCGGGGCAAGAGCTGGGGTTGGCGGACGCGCTGCGCGCGTACGTCGCAGAGATCACGGAAGTGCGCTTCCCGCGCGGGGCGAACACGGGCGAGGTCGACGCGGTCGTGGCCCGCGTGGCCCGTTGGCGTGGCGCTCGCGCCGCCGCCGGCGATGCGGGCGAGGTCGTCGTCGCCACGGTCAACGCCTCCGGCGACGAGGCGCAGCTCGCGCTCCTGCGGCGCCTGGCCGCGCTCGGGGCCGACCCTGTGCTCGTCGCCATGCGCAGCCCCCTTGACGTCGTGGTCGCCGATCACGTGGGTCGCGCCATCTGCGCCTACGGCCGGCGCACCCCGCAGGCCGAGGCCGCGGCGCGCGTGCTGTGCGGCCAGATCCAGGCCACGGGTGCCCTGCCGGTCTCGTTGCCGGAGGGCGTGGGAGCGCGGGCGTGA
- a CDS encoding carbohydrate ABC transporter permease, translated as MNNVFWRRGWKATAVTLFYAVLIAAGIFFLFPVAWMGGTSLKTIDEVSQAQLSLFPETPQWSNYTKQLGERNFYRAYGNSIYTVLVVLLGTVSSLTVVAFAFSRLQWPGRNVVFALMLGTLMLPAQATLVPQYVLFYELGWLRTFNPITLPGFFAGGASLVFLLRQFMLTLPRELDESAAIDGANPLQMLWLIILPLSRPAIATVTVFLFVGQWNNLVQPLLYLQKAELFTMPIYVAQKNNLQESPIPWQDIMTASVLFVIPVLVIFILTQRYFTEGIALTGSKG; from the coding sequence ATGAATAACGTCTTCTGGCGCCGCGGGTGGAAGGCGACGGCCGTCACGCTCTTCTACGCCGTGCTCATCGCGGCGGGCATCTTCTTCCTCTTCCCGGTCGCCTGGATGGGCGGCACGTCGCTCAAGACCATCGACGAGGTGAGCCAGGCGCAGCTCTCGCTCTTCCCCGAGACGCCGCAGTGGAGCAACTACACGAAGCAGTTGGGCGAGAGGAACTTCTACCGCGCGTACGGCAACAGCATCTACACCGTGCTGGTGGTGCTCCTTGGCACCGTGTCCAGCCTCACGGTGGTCGCCTTCGCCTTCAGCCGCCTGCAGTGGCCGGGCCGCAACGTCGTGTTCGCGCTCATGCTCGGCACGCTCATGCTCCCGGCGCAGGCGACGCTGGTTCCCCAGTACGTCCTCTTCTACGAGCTGGGCTGGTTGCGGACGTTCAACCCCATCACGCTGCCGGGCTTCTTCGCGGGGGGCGCGTCGCTCGTGTTCCTCCTGCGCCAGTTCATGCTGACGCTCCCGCGCGAGCTGGACGAGTCCGCCGCCATCGACGGCGCCAACCCGCTCCAGATGCTGTGGCTCATCATCCTGCCGCTCTCGCGCCCCGCCATCGCGACGGTGACGGTCTTCCTCTTCGTCGGCCAGTGGAACAACCTCGTCCAGCCGCTCCTCTACCTGCAGAAGGCCGAGCTCTTCACCATGCCCATCTACGTGGCGCAGAAGAACAACCTGCAGGAGTCGCCCATCCCGTGGCAAGACATCATGACGGCCAGCGTCCTGTTCGTGATCCCCGTCCTAGTCATCTTCATCCTCACGCAGCGTTACTTCACCGAGGGCATCGCCCTGACGGGCTCGAAAGGTTAG
- a CDS encoding extracellular solute-binding protein, whose product MKKKFLMLIALAGLLLGTVNAQRSLEIYITGLTDDTLNWFRDTAFPEFQKTHPDVTLDILTGGWGDFDAAVAGWITTGDGPDIVYLGSEYAATFGSLLADLDPYLADWSELGEFLPAALDVAKFDGHMVGLPLLMSPRPMFFRPDLAADAGAIPPLTFADSVAFVAANSGVENNAMTKMGFMDIGGGLFDAQEFIAYIWSAGGELYNADGSSAFDSAATAEALKFMYDRRRAVLPTELTAGLPPISGYPIASGLVVSGIFPMWNMPPTSDPLWENIAIGPYPAGENGQPLIQVFTDWLSVPAYAKDKELAVDFLKFIGSRDNAIALSNVAGFTPVRTDAWEALRANPVWNSMLDAAVDYGRAFSDIRASAELRPLIVEQVSMYLSDQQSLEDTQNALKEEYDSILEDNGYL is encoded by the coding sequence ATGAAGAAGAAGTTCCTGATGCTGATCGCGTTGGCCGGGCTGCTACTCGGCACCGTCAACGCGCAGCGCTCGCTCGAGATCTACATCACCGGCCTGACGGACGACACGCTCAACTGGTTCCGCGACACGGCCTTCCCCGAGTTCCAGAAGACCCACCCGGACGTAACGCTCGACATCCTGACGGGCGGCTGGGGCGACTTCGACGCGGCCGTGGCCGGCTGGATCACGACGGGCGACGGCCCCGACATCGTCTACCTCGGCTCCGAGTACGCGGCCACGTTCGGCTCGCTGCTCGCCGACCTCGACCCGTACCTCGCGGACTGGAGCGAGCTCGGCGAGTTCCTGCCCGCCGCCCTCGACGTCGCCAAGTTCGACGGCCACATGGTCGGCCTCCCGCTCCTCATGAGCCCGCGCCCCATGTTCTTCCGCCCGGACCTCGCGGCTGACGCCGGCGCCATCCCGCCTCTCACGTTCGCCGACTCCGTCGCGTTCGTGGCGGCCAACTCCGGCGTCGAGAACAACGCCATGACGAAGATGGGCTTCATGGACATCGGCGGCGGCCTCTTCGACGCCCAGGAGTTCATCGCCTACATCTGGAGCGCGGGCGGCGAGCTCTACAACGCCGACGGCAGCAGCGCCTTCGACAGCGCGGCGACGGCCGAGGCCCTCAAGTTCATGTACGACAGGCGCCGTGCCGTGCTCCCCACCGAGCTGACGGCCGGCCTGCCGCCCATCAGCGGCTACCCCATCGCCTCCGGCCTCGTGGTCAGCGGCATCTTCCCGATGTGGAACATGCCCCCGACGTCCGACCCGCTCTGGGAGAACATCGCCATCGGCCCGTACCCGGCCGGCGAGAACGGCCAGCCGCTCATCCAGGTCTTCACCGACTGGCTCTCCGTCCCCGCCTACGCGAAGGACAAGGAGCTCGCCGTCGACTTCCTGAAGTTCATCGGCAGCCGCGACAACGCCATCGCCCTCAGCAACGTCGCGGGCTTCACGCCCGTGCGCACGGACGCGTGGGAAGCGCTGCGCGCCAACCCCGTCTGGAACAGCATGCTCGACGCCGCCGTCGACTACGGCCGCGCCTTCTCCGACATCCGCGCCAGTGCGGAGCTCCGCCCGCTCATCGTCGAGCAGGTGAGCATGTACCTGTCCGACCAACAGAGCCTCGAGGACACGCAGAACGCCCTCAAGGAGGAGTACGACTCCATCCTCGAGGACAACGGCTACCTCTAG